A single window of Capsicum annuum cultivar UCD-10X-F1 unplaced genomic scaffold, UCD10Xv1.1 ctg14507, whole genome shotgun sequence DNA harbors:
- the LOC124890228 gene encoding uncharacterized protein LOC124890228 produces MIEEELEEPWFQDIKEYIQTGKYPVHADGNQKRTIRHLSSGFFLSGEILYKRTPDLRLLRSVDAKEASKIMTKVHSEICGPHMSGYVMEKKILRAGYYCLTMERDSINFILKYHECQVHRDLIHSPPSELHTMTAPWPFVAWEMDVIGPIEPKASNGHKFILIIVTNNAANLNSHLMQEVCQQFNIMHRNSTPYCPKANGAVEAANKNLKKIPRKMVQGSRQWHEKLPFALLGYHNTVRTSIGATPYLLVYGNKVVIPPEIEIPSLRVVVEAEIDDDQ; encoded by the exons ATGATTGAAGAAGAACTTGAGGAACCGTGGTTCCAggatatcaaagaatatattcagactGGAAAATATCCTGTACATGCTGATGGTAACCAAAAGAGAACCATTCGACATTTGTCTAGTGGATTTTTCCTAAGTGGAgaaatcttgtataagagaactCCTGATTTGAGACTTTTGAGGAgtgtagatgctaaagaagcttcaaaaatcatgactaAAGTACATTCTGAGATTTGTGGACCACATATGAGTGGGTATGTTATGGAAAAGAAAATACtccgagcaggttattattgcCTCACCATGGAGCGAGATTCCATCAATTTCATTCTTAAATATCATGAATGCCAGGTACACAGAGACTTGATACATTCCCCTCCATCTGAGTTGCATACAATGactgctccatggccttttgtGGCTTGGGAAATGGATgtaattggaccaattgaaccAAAGGCCTCGAATGGACATAAGTTcatcttg ataattgTCACGAATAATGCTGCGAACCTCAATAGTCATTtaatgcaagaagtatgtcagcAATTTAATATTATGCATCGGAATTCAACTCCTTATTGCCCTAAGGCAAATGGAGCTGTCGAAGCTGCcaacaagaacttaaagaaaataccCCGAAAGATGGTGCAAGGTTCccgacaatggcatgaaaagttaccaTTTGCTTTGTTGGGTTATCATAATACAGTTCGGActtcaattggtgcaactccttacttgTTAGTGTATGGAAATAAAGTAGTTATACCTCCAGAGATTGAGATTCCATCTCTTCGAGTAGTTGTGGaagctgaaattgatgatgaCCAATG